A stretch of Nilaparvata lugens isolate BPH chromosome 12, ASM1435652v1, whole genome shotgun sequence DNA encodes these proteins:
- the LOC111059020 gene encoding NEDD4 family-interacting protein 1, whose protein sequence is MLPPESAAVNDIAVVHPIIVSGNEPPIGYTAVPMNRIHPSQLGEDLPPPKPDFSAPPPYDLATKLPSYEEVQREKTLQGELPLSPLTAVPPPHHHGHHRQQTLAFLAIDTEGGEADTENRLLGTDYIFCIAFMVAFLFNWIGFLLLMCFCHTVAARYGALSGFGLSLAKWTLIVKHSTELASHENSWLWWLIMTFGILICIRAIFQYLNIKRGWRLLSGSAQERLLFFY, encoded by the exons ATGTTGCCTCCAGAATCGGCCGCTGTCAACGACATAGCTGTCGTTCATCCAATTATCGTTTCCGGAAATGAACCTCCGATCGGTTACACTGCTGTGCCGATGAATAGAATTCATCCGTCGCAATTG GGAGAAGATCTTCCCCCTCCGAAACCGGACTTCTCTGCTCCCCCTCCCTATGATCTGGCCACCAAGTTGCCCTCCTATGAGGAGGTGCAGAGAGAGAAAACACTTCAGGGAGAGTTGCCTCTTTCTCCGTTGACAGCC GTGCCCCCTCCGCATCACCACGGACACCACCGACAGCAGACTCTTGCCTTTCTGGCGATTGACACCGAGGGAGGGGAAGCGGACACTGAGAACCGTCTTCTAGGCACTGACTACATTTTCTGCATTGCTTTCATGG TGGCATTCCTGTTCAACTGGATCGGGTTCCTGCTTCTGATGTGTTTCTGTCACACTGTGGCGGCCCGCTACGGCGCACTGTCCGGCTTTGGGCTATCGCTCGCCAAGTGGACACTCATCGTCAAACACTCGACCGAGCTCGCCTCGCACGAGAACAGCTGGCTCTGGTGGCTGATCATGACTTTCG GCATCCTCATCTGTATCCGAGCCATATTCCAGTACCTGAACATAAAACGTGGATGGCGTCTTCTGTCTGGTTCAGCTCAGGAGCGTCTCCTATTCTTCTATTAA
- the LOC111059018 gene encoding nudC domain-containing protein 2: MALSHFDERRGVVKCKTSFGSWWQTVGEVHIAINIPKETRSKNVQIVVSPKHLKCTVLGKVLLEGELYETVRGDDFVWTIEENEDKSKDICLVLSKAAYEKSDKLCWESLMTGHNYHPDLMTFSEMRKQIDLELFQIENPGMDFSRAKLSKSYDKVPMYPDNTNPGFNQDVAQQFSDMEGQPRNFEDYSDDR, encoded by the exons ATGGCTTTAAGTCATTTTGATGAAAGGAGAGGAGTCGTCAAATGTAAAACCTCGTTTGGATCTTGGTGGCAAACCGTTGGAGAAGTTCATATagctataaatattccaaaagaAACAAGAAGTAAAAATGTTCAGATTGTTGTTTCCCCTAAACATTTAAAATGCACTGTTTTAGGAAAAGTTCTTTTAGAG GGCGAATTGTATGAAACTGTTCGCGGAGACGATTTTGTGTGGACGATAGAGGAAAATGAAGACAAATCCAAAGACATTTGCCTCGTGCTTTCCAAAGCAGCATACGAGAAATCTGACAAACTATGTTGGGAATCGTTGATGACCGGCCATAACTATCACCCAGATCTGATGACATTCTCCGAGATGAGAAAACAGATCGATTTGGAACTTTTCCAAATTGAG AACCCAGGGATGGACTTCAGCAGAGCTAAACTTTCGAAATCCTACGACAAAGTCCCCATGTATCCTGACAATACAAATCCAGGTTTCAACCAAGATGTCGCACAACAATTTAGTGACATGGAGGGACAACCAAGAAACTTTGAAGATTATTCTGATGAtcgatga